The Thermotoga sp. Ku-13t genomic sequence CAAAGCCGATTGCAGGGACGGTTTCATATTCGACGGATACCCACGTACGGTCCAGCAAGCGTATGCCTTCGACGAGATGTTGAAAGAAATGGGTCAGAAAATCGACGCAGTAATCTATTTGAAAGTGAGCGAAGATGTTGCTGTCAGGAGATTGACAAGCAGAAGGATTTGTCCCAGGTGCGGTAAAATTTATAACTTGTTGTCGATGCCTCCGAAGAACAACGAGACTTGTGACGACTGTGGTATCAAGTTGATCCAGCGCGGCGACGATAAAGAGGATGTCGTCAGAAACAGGTTCAAGGTTTACAGCAATCAGACGGTTCCTTTGATCGATTACTACAAGAGCAAAGACGTTCTGATAGAGATCAATGCTGAAGAAGATCATCGAATCGTCGTCGAGAAGGTCATGAAAATGCTCGGAAAGGTGAGAGCTTGATCAGGATCAAATCCCCTCAGGAGATTGAAAGAATGAGAGTTGCGTGCAAAGCTGTAGCATTAGTCCTTGATGATATCGGAAAAATCGTTGTGGATGGAGCCACGGCGGCTGATGTGGAGGACTTTGTGAATAAGGCATTCAGGGAACTCAAAGTCAAACCAGCTTTCAAAGGTTACAGGGGATACAAGTACGCAACTTGCGTGTCGATCAACGAGGAGATCTTGCACGGAGCACCTTTGAAGAGGAAGGTTTTTAAAAAAGGAGACATAGTTTCTGTGGACGTTGGAGCAATCTACGAAGGTTATTACGGTGACGGTGCGAAGACCTACTGTGTTGGCGAGGTTGACGAGATTGCGAGAAAGCTGGTGGATACAACGAAACAGGCTCTGGAAAAAGCCATATCTTTCGCGAGGAAGGGGTACAGGGTTGGAGATATATCCTACACAATACAGAGCGTTGTGGAAGCTGCAGGTTTCAACGTCATAAGAGACTACGTAGGACATGGAGTTGGAAAACAGTTGCACGAAGAGCCCGAGGTGCCGAACTACGGCAAACCTGGCACGGGGATCGCACTCGTTTCCGGAATGACTCTGGCGATAGAAGTGATGGCGTGCGAGGGAGACTACAAAACAGTTCTACTCGACGATGGTTGGACTGTGGTCATGGCTGATGGAAAAAGGAGTGCACACTTCGAACACACAGTGCTCATACGAGAAGACGGCGCAGAAGTTTTGACAAGCAGCAAGGGGTGATGCGATGCCTAAGGAAGATGTCATCAAAATGGAGGGTACCATCGTTGAGGCTCGCAGGAACGCGACTTTCGTCGTCGAACTGGACAACGGCTACCGAGTTCTGGCCCAGATCTCCGGGAGAATGAGAAAAAACTTCATCAAGCTCCTGCCTGGAGACAGGGTTGTCGTGGAGCTCTCCATATACGATTTGACCAGGGGCAGGATAGTTTACAGAAAGAAACTCGATAAAAAATCTGACGTAGATGAAGAAGAGGAAGAAAGGAGTTGATCAGTCGTGAAAGTCAGATCTTCTGTTAAGAAAAGATGTGAATACTGTCAGATCGTGAGAAGAAAGGGAAGAGTGTTGGTGATCTGCAAAGCGAACCCAAAGCACAACCAGAAACAGGGTTGAGGAGGGAAACAGATGGCGCGCATCATGGGAGTTGAGTTGCCCGCGAACAAGAAATGCTTTGTTGCCCTGACGTACATATATGGCATTGGCAAGACACGAGCGCTGGAAATACTCAAAAATACAGGAATTGACATGAACAAACGTGTGAAAGACCTCACCGATGAAGAGGTCAACAAGATAACGAAGTACATCCAAGATCACTTCAAAGTTGAAGGAGAACTGAGAGCCGAGGTGAACAGAAATATCAAGCGACTGATAGACATAGGTTGTTACAGGGGAGTGCGACACAAACTCGGCTTACCAGTTCGCGGGCAGAGCACACGTCACAACGCAAGAACGAGGAAAGGTCCGAGGCCAAGCAGGATCAAAACCAAGAAGAAGAAGGAACAAACCATCTGATGTCTTAGGAGGGATACACTGTGGCGAGAAGATCAGAGAGCAAGAAAAAGAGAAAGGTTCTCATCGATCGTGCGATCGTTCATATAAAATCTACATTCAACAACACGATCGTCACACTGACCGACCAAGACGGCGCGGTGCTCACCTGGGCAAGTGGTGGAACGGTCGGTTTCGATGGAACCAGGAAAGGTACTCCATATGCTGCGCAGCTTGCAGCAGACAAAGTGGCGAAAGAAGCCCTGAGGATGGGCATCAAAAGAGTCGATGTGCTTGTGAAAGGACCCGGACCGGGTCGTGAAGCGGCGATAAGAACGTTACAGGCTGCCGGTTTGGAAATAGACACCATAAAGGACGTTACTCCGATACCTTTCAACGGTTGCAGGCCGAAGAAGAAGAGGAGAGTGTAAGAGGAGGGAAATTGGATGGCCAGATACACTGGACCTGTTTGCCGTCTCTGCAGACGAGAGGGTATGAAGCTGTACTTGAAGGGTGAAAGGTGCTTCACGGAAAAGTGCGCGTTCGATCGCAGACCTTACGCCCCTGGAGAGCATGGAAGGAACAGGGGTAAGATGTCGCAGTACGCGTTCCAGCTCAGATCGAAACAGGTGATGAAAAGGATCTATGGAATCTTGGAACGACAGTTCAGAAGATATTTCGATCGAGCTCTCAGTATGCCTGGCGACACTCGAGAGAACTTAGTTAGACTGGTAGAATCGAGACTGGACAACGTTGTCTTCAGAATGGGTTTCGCCATAAACAGGAGACAGGCAAGACAGCTCGTCAACCATGGGCATTTCCTCGTGAACGGCAAGAAGGTGAACATACCGTCTTACTTGCTCAAGCCAGGAGATGTTGTCGAAGTTAAGGAATCGAGTAAATCCCTCGAAGTCATAAAGAGATCCGTTGAGCTCGCCAAAGGTAGAACGATAGTACCGTGGATACAGGTAGACTTCGAGGCATACCGCGGCGTTTTCGAAAGGGCACCGAAGCTCGAAGAACTCACCGATCTGCCTGTTGATGTCCAAGCGATCGTAGAGCTTTACTCGAGGTGATGTGAATGGAGTTCATGATACCGAAAAGATTGAAAGTGGAAGAAGAGCGATCGGAAACGGATTGTTATTATGCGAGATATGTTTTTTCGCCACTTGAAAAAGGTTACGGTATCACGATCGGCAACGCGCTGAGGAGGGTGCTCCTGTCCTCCATACCTTCCATCGCCATCGTCGGTTTGAGGTTCATAAAGCCCGAGAGGTATCACGAGTTCGATACGCTCCCCGGTGTCAAAGAAGATATCCTGGAGATCATTCTGAACTTGAAAAAAGTTCAGTTAAGAGCAGAAATACCGATCAAAGAGAGAATCAAAGTTATGGTTGAGAAAAAGGGACCTGGACTGTTGCTGGCGGGCGATATAAAGACGCCTGCAGGTATCGAAGTGGTGAACCCCACCTTGAAAATAGCCACGCTCGACGAGGAAGCAGATCTGATATTCGAACTTTACATTCAAGCTGGGAAAGGTTTCGTGCCAGCCCAGGAGATAGAGGAACATCCGGAGATCGGTTCAATACCCATTGACGGCGTGTTCTCACCTGTGCTCAAAGTGAACTTCAGGGTCGAAAGCGCCAGGGTTGCCAAGCGCACAGATTACGACAAGCTCGTGTTGGAGGTGTGGACGAAAAAATCGATCTTCCCGCATGAAGCATTGAAACGGGCTATCGATACACTCATGAATCATTTCAAGGTCATCGATGAAAGCCTGCCAGCGACGATGGCTCCTCTGTCGGCAGAGTTTGTGACGGTCACATCGCAGGATGAGACAGCAGCAGAACAGGTTCCACACGCTGAGGAAGAGTCTATCTATTCGAAAAAGATAGATGAACTCGAACTCTCCATAAGATCGTTGAACTGTCTCAGAAGAGATAAGATTGAGACCATAGGTGATCTTTTGAAGCGAACGGAAGAGGATCTTCTCAAAATCAAAAATTTTGGGCCGAAATCTCTTGAAGAGGTTAAACAGAAACTGTACGAGAAGTTCGGCCTGACGCTCAGGAAGGGAGGATGAGCCTGTGAGACACAGAATGGTTAAAACCAAGATTGGTTCGTACGGCAGCCACAGTCGCGCTTTGATAAGGAACCAGCTCCGGGAGCTTGTGGAACACAGAAGCATCGTAACCACGGTAGCAAAGGCCAAAGTTGTCAGGCGCTTTTTCGACAAATTGATGGCCAAGGCCGTCAAAGCTGCGAAAAGTAACGATAAGGCTGAGAGCGTCGCCTTGAGGAGACAGATCAACTGGTATTTGTGCGATAGAAAGCTGACCAACAAGTTGGTCGATGAGATCGCCAAGGATCTGGTTGACAGAAGCAGTGGATTCTGCAGGATCGTAAGGATTGGTCAGAGGAGAGGCGATGGGGCTGAATTGGTCCTCCTTCAAATTGTTGAGAAGAGTAAAGATTGAGGCCTCTCCCTGCTGGGGGAGGCTTTCCTCTCTTGCCACGGGCCTCAAAGTTTTGGTAGAATATTTTCAGTGAGCTACCGCCAATTCGCCTTCCGTGATCAGTATTGCCACATCTTCTCGAAAAAGTCTTGATCCACCTACGCGTATCTGGAGGTGTTTCGGTCGATGAATAACGAACAGGAAAAGAACGAACCAATCACCGTGAAAATTAACGATCTGGAGCAGATGACGATCAAACAACTGTATGAACTTGCAAAACAGTACGACATTCCCCGTTACACGAGCATGAGAAAAAGGGATATCATATTCGCCATCCTGGAGGCGCAGGCGAAATCGCACGGGTTGATCTTCGGGGAAGGCGTGCTCGAGATCTTACCTGAGGGATACGGTTTTTTGAGGAGCAGTGACAACCTGCTCCCGAGTGCCAACGATATCTACATCTCGCAGTCGCAGATAAAGAAATTCAACCTGAACACGGGCGACATCATATCCGGTGTGATAAGGCCTCCGAAAGAAGGTGAGCGGTATTTTGCAATGATCAAAATCGAGGCTGTCAATTACAAATCGCCTGAGCTCAGCAACGAGAGAGTCAACTTCGAGAACCTCACACCAGATTATCCAAGAAAGCGCTTCATACTCGAAACGAGCCCCGACATACTTTCAACCCGTCTCATAGATCTTTTCGCTCCCATGGGAAAAGGACAGAGAGGCCTCATCGTCGCACCTCCCAAGGCCGGAAAGACAACGCTGCTGAAAGAGATTGCCAACGGCATTGCAGTGAACCATCCGGACACGATAAGGATCGTCCTGTTGATCGATGAAAGGCCGGAGGAAGTGACAGACATCAAAGAGTCTGTGAACGCCAAGGTGATTGCCGCGCCTTTCGATATGGCCCCGGACAAGCAAATCAAGGTTGCCGAACTGACACTTGAAATGGCGAAGAGGCTTGTGGAGTATGGTCACGATGTTGTCATCCTGCTGGACAGTTTGACCAGGTTGGCACGCGTTTATAACATACAGGTTCCTCCCAGCGGCAAACTTCTGAGCGGTGGTGTGGACCCTGCTGCCCTGTACAAACCGAAACATTTCTTTGGAGCTGCAAGAAACACGCGCGAAGGGGGCAGCTTAACGATAATAGCCACCGCGTTGATAGAGACAGGATCCAAGATGGACGAGGTCATATTCGAGGAGTTCAAGGGTACTGGTAACATGGAGCTTGTCCTATCAAGGCAACTCGCCAACAAACGTATCTTCCCCGCCATAAATCTCCAGCTTTCTGGGACCAGGAAAGAGGAACTCCTCCTGGATGAAAGCACGCTCAAGAAGGTCTGGATACTCAGAAGGATGCTTTCTAACATGACTGAAGAGGAAGGTCTAACGCTGATATTGAAGAAGTTGCAGGAGACGGAAAGTAACGAAGACTTCCTTGCGCTCATAGATCAGCAGAAAGTGAAATACTGAAAGATGGGAGGTTGTAGCATTGAACGTCATAGGTGTCGATCTGGGCGGAACCAACTATGCAGTTGGCCTCGTTGACGAGAACGGAAAGATCCTGGCGAGGGTTGAAGGAGAAACAAAGGTGCATGAAGGACCAGATGCGGTTGTCAGGAGGATATCAGACTCGATTCTGAGTTTGAGCAAGGCTGGTTCTGTTCTCGCTGTGGGTGTCGGATCTCCTGGCAGCATCGATCATCACACAGGCACCGTCAGATTTTCACCCAACTTCCCTGGCTGGATAGATTTTCCGCTCGCGAGGAAGATCGAAGAATTGACTTCTTTGAAGGTTTTCGTTGAGAACGACGCTAATGCCTACGCTCTTGGTGAAAGGACTTTTGGAGTTGCGAAAGGATTGGAACACGTGGTGTGTCTCACGCTGGGCACCGGTATAGGCGGTGGCGTGATAACACACGGGATTCTGCTCAGGGGCAGCACAGGTATCGGAGCAGAGCTCGGTCACATGAATGTGATGCCCAACGGACCAAAGTGTGGTTGTGGTGCTCGTGGATGTCTCGAAGCGCTGGCTTCAGCGACGGCCATAAGGAATTTTGTGAGAGACGGTTATGAAAGGCACAGGGATTCTTCTCTGTTTCGAGATAAAGCACCGGATCTGGTCACCCCAAAAGATGTGTTTGACCACGCGAAGATGGGTGATCAGTTCGCGCTTGAAATTTTCAACATCGTTGTTGATGCCATTTCAGCAGCAATCGGAAGTTTGATAAACATTTTCAACCCACAGCTCGTCGTGCTCGGAGGAGGCATAGCGAACGCCGGAGAGTTTTTGCTCACACCCATCGAAGAGCGTGTCAAGAATTACGTGCTTCCAACGATGTTTGGCAGTTACCGAATCGCGCTGAGCCAGCTTGGGAAGGATGCTGGTATACTCGGGGCAGCCTCGATCGTTTACGAGAGGTTGGGTGGAAAATGAAACTGTTGCTGGTCAGCGATACGCACGTTCCGACTTATCTGAGGTCCTTACCGAACAACTTGATCGAGCTTGCGAGACAAGTAGATGTCGTGATTGGTCTTGGAGACTATATCGATCTCAACACCGTGCTCGAACTGAAATCAGTCGCTCGCAATTTCTACGGGGTACACGGAAACATGGATGATATAGACGTGAAGGATACATTGCCACAGTTTCTCATGGTGCACTTGGGTGGATTCAACATAGGCCTCTGCCATGGCTGGGGTCCACCCTATCAATTGAGGGAAAGGATTTTGAAACTGTTCGAGGAAAAA encodes the following:
- a CDS encoding adenylate kinase — encoded protein: MRIVLLGAPGAGKGTLAKDLVKLLGVPHISTGDMFREAVASGSELGKQVEQIMKSGALVPDEIVNELVKERISKADCRDGFIFDGYPRTVQQAYAFDEMLKEMGQKIDAVIYLKVSEDVAVRRLTSRRICPRCGKIYNLLSMPPKNNETCDDCGIKLIQRGDDKEDVVRNRFKVYSNQTVPLIDYYKSKDVLIEINAEEDHRIVVEKVMKMLGKVRA
- the map gene encoding type I methionyl aminopeptidase gives rise to the protein MIRIKSPQEIERMRVACKAVALVLDDIGKIVVDGATAADVEDFVNKAFRELKVKPAFKGYRGYKYATCVSINEEILHGAPLKRKVFKKGDIVSVDVGAIYEGYYGDGAKTYCVGEVDEIARKLVDTTKQALEKAISFARKGYRVGDISYTIQSVVEAAGFNVIRDYVGHGVGKQLHEEPEVPNYGKPGTGIALVSGMTLAIEVMACEGDYKTVLLDDGWTVVMADGKRSAHFEHTVLIREDGAEVLTSSKG
- the infA gene encoding translation initiation factor IF-1 translates to MPKEDVIKMEGTIVEARRNATFVVELDNGYRVLAQISGRMRKNFIKLLPGDRVVVELSIYDLTRGRIVYRKKLDKKSDVDEEEEERS
- the rpmJ gene encoding 50S ribosomal protein L36; translated protein: MKVRSSVKKRCEYCQIVRRKGRVLVICKANPKHNQKQG
- the rpsM gene encoding 30S ribosomal protein S13; this encodes MARIMGVELPANKKCFVALTYIYGIGKTRALEILKNTGIDMNKRVKDLTDEEVNKITKYIQDHFKVEGELRAEVNRNIKRLIDIGCYRGVRHKLGLPVRGQSTRHNARTRKGPRPSRIKTKKKKEQTI
- the rpsK gene encoding 30S ribosomal protein S11; translation: MARRSESKKKRKVLIDRAIVHIKSTFNNTIVTLTDQDGAVLTWASGGTVGFDGTRKGTPYAAQLAADKVAKEALRMGIKRVDVLVKGPGPGREAAIRTLQAAGLEIDTIKDVTPIPFNGCRPKKKRRV
- the rpsD gene encoding 30S ribosomal protein S4, which gives rise to MARYTGPVCRLCRREGMKLYLKGERCFTEKCAFDRRPYAPGEHGRNRGKMSQYAFQLRSKQVMKRIYGILERQFRRYFDRALSMPGDTRENLVRLVESRLDNVVFRMGFAINRRQARQLVNHGHFLVNGKKVNIPSYLLKPGDVVEVKESSKSLEVIKRSVELAKGRTIVPWIQVDFEAYRGVFERAPKLEELTDLPVDVQAIVELYSR
- a CDS encoding DNA-directed RNA polymerase subunit alpha yields the protein MEFMIPKRLKVEEERSETDCYYARYVFSPLEKGYGITIGNALRRVLLSSIPSIAIVGLRFIKPERYHEFDTLPGVKEDILEIILNLKKVQLRAEIPIKERIKVMVEKKGPGLLLAGDIKTPAGIEVVNPTLKIATLDEEADLIFELYIQAGKGFVPAQEIEEHPEIGSIPIDGVFSPVLKVNFRVESARVAKRTDYDKLVLEVWTKKSIFPHEALKRAIDTLMNHFKVIDESLPATMAPLSAEFVTVTSQDETAAEQVPHAEEESIYSKKIDELELSIRSLNCLRRDKIETIGDLLKRTEEDLLKIKNFGPKSLEEVKQKLYEKFGLTLRKGG
- the rplQ gene encoding 50S ribosomal protein L17; this encodes MRHRMVKTKIGSYGSHSRALIRNQLRELVEHRSIVTTVAKAKVVRRFFDKLMAKAVKAAKSNDKAESVALRRQINWYLCDRKLTNKLVDEIAKDLVDRSSGFCRIVRIGQRRGDGAELVLLQIVEKSKD
- the rho gene encoding transcription termination factor Rho — encoded protein: MNNEQEKNEPITVKINDLEQMTIKQLYELAKQYDIPRYTSMRKRDIIFAILEAQAKSHGLIFGEGVLEILPEGYGFLRSSDNLLPSANDIYISQSQIKKFNLNTGDIISGVIRPPKEGERYFAMIKIEAVNYKSPELSNERVNFENLTPDYPRKRFILETSPDILSTRLIDLFAPMGKGQRGLIVAPPKAGKTTLLKEIANGIAVNHPDTIRIVLLIDERPEEVTDIKESVNAKVIAAPFDMAPDKQIKVAELTLEMAKRLVEYGHDVVILLDSLTRLARVYNIQVPPSGKLLSGGVDPAALYKPKHFFGAARNTREGGSLTIIATALIETGSKMDEVIFEEFKGTGNMELVLSRQLANKRIFPAINLQLSGTRKEELLLDESTLKKVWILRRMLSNMTEEEGLTLILKKLQETESNEDFLALIDQQKVKY
- a CDS encoding ROK family glucokinase, which codes for MNVIGVDLGGTNYAVGLVDENGKILARVEGETKVHEGPDAVVRRISDSILSLSKAGSVLAVGVGSPGSIDHHTGTVRFSPNFPGWIDFPLARKIEELTSLKVFVENDANAYALGERTFGVAKGLEHVVCLTLGTGIGGGVITHGILLRGSTGIGAELGHMNVMPNGPKCGCGARGCLEALASATAIRNFVRDGYERHRDSSLFRDKAPDLVTPKDVFDHAKMGDQFALEIFNIVVDAISAAIGSLINIFNPQLVVLGGGIANAGEFLLTPIEERVKNYVLPTMFGSYRIALSQLGKDAGILGAASIVYERLGGK
- a CDS encoding YfcE family phosphodiesterase; the protein is MKLLLVSDTHVPTYLRSLPNNLIELARQVDVVIGLGDYIDLNTVLELKSVARNFYGVHGNMDDIDVKDTLPQFLMVHLGGFNIGLCHGWGPPYQLRERILKLFEEKPHVIFYGHTHFPDDSLLGNVRFINPGSFGENGSFAVVEICDSRLKVSFERLPIV